The Hypanus sabinus isolate sHypSab1 chromosome 1, sHypSab1.hap1, whole genome shotgun sequence genome contains a region encoding:
- the LOC132396947 gene encoding CMP-N-acetylneuraminate-beta-galactosamide-alpha-2,3-sialyltransferase 1-like, whose protein sequence is MLATVKPGYFFYLLSFALLVITAFITITNKTYLLQHQFMTPKQCSCKRCVSELGVSEWFDKRYVSNMMPFLTKSNKTIPLVAYNWWKRLQGGANQPNISTVLEELFEVFPGDSLLMDAGPKRCRTCAVVGNSGNLIGSKYGPSIDSHNLVMRMNHAKTVGYEADVGSKTSHQFMYPESAQNLAENVSLVLIPFKILDLRWLISAFTTGRITRTYTRVLNKIKADRDKVLVVNPHFFKYIHNNWTENHGRYSSTGMITLIFALHVCDEVDVYGFGANKLGHWHHYWEKNPGAGAFRRTKVHDGDFEANVIQTLANISKIQFFKGA, encoded by the exons CCTTTTACAACACCAGTTCATGACACCGAAACAATGCAGCTGCAAACGCTGTGTCTCTGAATTAGGTGTGTCGGAATGGTTTGACAAGCGCTATGTTTCCAACATGATGCCCTTCCTGaccaaaagtaacaaaactaTTCCCTTGGTGGCTTATAATTGGTGGAAG AGGCTTCAAGGTGGCGCCAATCAACCCAATATCAGCACTGTATTAGAGGAACTATTTGAGGTGTTTCCAGGAGACAGCCTGCTCATGGACGCCGGACCaaaaaggtgcaggacatgtgctGTGGTAGGGAATTCTGGGAATTTGATAGGATCCAAATATGGACCATCGATTGACTCTCACAATCTTGTGATGCG GATGAACCATGCAAAGACCGTTGGCTACGAGGCGGATGTGGGTAGTAAAACCTCACATCAATTCATGTATCCTGAAAGTGCACAAAACCTAGCAGAAAATGTTTCTTTGGTCCTGATACCATTTAAAATATTGGACTTACGGTGGCTAATAAGTGCCTTTACCACGGGGAGGATCACCCG tacGTATACTCGAGTGTTGAATAAAATCAAGGCAGATAGAGATAAG GTATTAGTTGTGAACCCACATTTTTTTAAGTACATTCATAACAACTGGACTGAGAATCACGGGAGGTACTCATCAACAGGAATGATAACCCTAATTTTTGCACTTCATGTCTGTGATGAG GTGGATGTTTATGGATTTGGTGCCAACAAATTGGGGCACTGGCATCATTACTGGGAGAAGAATCCGGGAGCAGGTGCTTTCCGAAGAACGAAAGTTCATGATGGAGATTTTGAAGCCAATGTCATCCAGACACTTGCCAATATTAGCAAAATACAGTTTTTCAAAGGTGCTTAA